In the Ictalurus furcatus strain D&B chromosome 13, Billie_1.0, whole genome shotgun sequence genome, GCACACATAAGCATCAggactggaccatggagcaatggaagaaggtggcctgatcTGATAAATCCCATTTTCTTTTATATCCTGAGGATAGTCGGGTGCATCTGCGTCACtcacctggggaagagatggcaccaggatggaCTATGGGAAAAGAAAGCtagctggcagaggcagtgtgatgctctgggcaatgttgggaaaccttgggtcctggcattcaatgaaaatatatagaggaaatcaatcaaaataaattagaaaaattTAAAATGGTCAAGCACCCAACTTTACAAATTTTGGACAAATTGAAATGGACTGGCCCCTTACAAAGCATGCATGatatctcacttgttgaaacgtattgatcaggagaggggtataaaagaatttccaaaactatttgacggtacctcgaatagtgaaggctacagcagggggaagagctttctcttatagagccccacagttatggaacagtcttcctattagtgttcgggactcagacacagtctcagtgtttaagtctaggcttaaaacgtatttgtttactcaagcctaccctgactagattctgttctactacttcgcagtcataataatcttttttctccctctctcctttcgccgagccccacatgaatttatggagatactagagatccagatcctttctgcctctggatggagctcaaatcttctctaattccagactgctgggactacggctgctcctaaggccatacagacttcatataaatccataatgaactttttcacactatctgttcttacccagatgaggatgggttcccttctgagtcgggttcctctcaaggtttcttcctcttaaaacatcttagggagtttttccttgccaccgtcgccactcagtggcttgctcagttgggataaatttgcacctttaatatctgtataccatgttgatatttctgtaaagctgctttgagacaatgtctattgtaaaaagcgctatacaaataaaataaataaataaataaataaataaaacattaaatgtaccatggaacaccatgaaggccatcatcaagaAATAGATAAAATGAAGCACCACAGtaacatcaccaagaacaggacctCAATCCAAAATTTATAagaggacaaaacaaaaaaattacccgggaggctgccaagagaccaatggcaacattaaaggagctgcaagTCTATATCtaacaagtactgattactctctgcatgtggcAACAATCTCTTGTATTTTTCATATGTTTGGGCTAAAGGGTAGggtggccagacagaagccctttctcacaaataATTTCCAAGCCAACCTAAATCACCCCAacccatgtggcaaaatgtgttagtgtctaatgagaccaattcatcagaattattttttgtatgtttgttgaaaaaaaagcaaatcaccaaaagaacaccatacccacgaTGAACCATGGTGGTGACAGCATCCTGCTTTAaggctgcttttcttttcttcttttacagtataaacatgatttgaatcatgaatagctacaaataccagtcaatttcagtgcaaaacattcaggtgtctgctagtaagctgaagatgaaaaggaatttcaactTTCACCAAGACAATGAACCAatgcatacatccaaatcaacaaaggaatggcttaaccaaaagaatatcacatttttaatgaccagccagagcccagacctgattctgactaaaaatctgtggggtgacttGAAGGAggtcatgatcttaaaatcgacacggaacctgaccgggagccagtgaaaggactccaaaacaggagtaatatgttcacatttcATGGTCCCCGTCAGGATCCTGGCGGTagagttttgaacatattgcaatttgttaattgtggatttagaaactccggctaaaacggcgttacagtaatccagctGAGTGACAAAAAATGAGTTAATCAGCTCTTCGgccacagagaagtttagcaaTGGGTgcagtctagctatatttctgagttgaaaaaaggatgccttcacagtgctctgaacaaaagaatcaaatgcaAGGCTGGTAtcgaaaattactccaaggatcctcattttactttgggtctctagaacagagccatcaacaaacagagagagtGGAGCAGCTTTGCGAATTTGATGACAGGagcctataagcataacttcggttttcccactgttcaggcacagaaagttgttgtacatccatgtttttatctcagaaatacaatcagaaagaaaacaaacatcaaggttttcaccagattttgagtgaatgtagatttgggtatcgtcagcataaaagtgataaaggaggccgagcgatcgcagcagatgcccaaatggagatagataaatattgaagagtagagggcctaAAACTGGACCCTGAGAAACACCAGTTAGCAAGTTTTGTTTGAGTAAGTGAAGGACGACCTCTGACACTAGACAGAGGAGTTAGTTGAGAGCCCCATGAGTGGTGGTCTTGATTTCAGTCTTCCACACTATGCCATTGTTGCTCAGGAAGACAGCTGTCACCATTGACATCATCCACTCACTGTGAACAGACTGTTTATCTTTTAGAAGAACTAAGTCCTATGTTCTTTGTTCTATTTTCTTCTGGACAGTAGCAGAAGATAATTGCACCTCTAGTGGGACCAGAATTCATTTACCATGCTTGCACCTTTCTCCACTGGCACTTGAAGAGATCTTTCTCTGTTAAATCTCCCTCCAGGGGGGGATCACCAACCTTTTGTGTGAATAATGTTGCTGGTGTGAGAAGGAATGGTGAACGGGGAACGGGGGCAGTTGACACTGGAATTAGTGGTCTGGAATTAAGGATTGACAAAGGATGAGACACTTCTGCCAGCAGAGTGGAAGAACTGTGTGTGAAGTGAGAAGACATACTGTAGTAGCATGGAGTCAAGAATCCTGATGCAACTACAACCATATGTTTCCAGGCTCTTCCCCAATGTGACAAATAAGTAGGGTAACAGTTCCATTCACAGCCTTGATCACTTAGGTCCCCAGAACAACAGAATCGTCCTCTGGTATATTACCCATCCCAAGCTTACAGAAGGCTTTGATGAAGTTGATGCAATGGTCTGAGAAAGCTGCTTCACTGATCCACAGACAGAGAAGAATCTCTGAAGTACATTCGTACAACTGGACTTATccatggactccaccactttgAGGTGTACATCTCTTGTTCTAATGCAAATGCTAAAGCAAATGCTTGGCCTCAGCTGCACCCAGCATTTAGCAAGTAGATCTGACATTATTTGTTTCCCTGCCTTTTCTCTCAATGTTTGGCAtgtgactcactgactcagGATTGAGCATATAAGTATTTAGTCTATGACAATCCAAAGGCCTGCTGCTCTGACAGCTCCCTCAGTGAATTGGCAACCCTGGTGCTTTAATATTTCGTGGTGTTATCTAAACAAAAGTGCTGCAACATGACAACCCTTTGGCAGGATGAATGGATGTTCCTCATTAGGGAGCTTTGATCCTGCTTTCAATGAGTGTGTCAAACTCTTCAGCATAGGCTTCTCTCTGCACTGTTCTGATGATTACTTCTTTCATGCCAACCCTTACACTCTTCATCACTGGACACAGGATCTGAtctgtttgaggcagctggatCAACAAGGCTCTGAAGTTAGGTCCATTTAGGGAATCACTCAAATTGACCTGAGGTAAGTATTCTCTTTGATGTGACAGGAAAGTGTAGTTGTAAGAATGGCATAAGAAATCAAGCTCAGTGAACTACATCATTTTGGTGAGTTGTGAAGCAGGTAGAAATCTTGTTGCCAGGTCAGCTGGATTTAGACGGGATGGCACATAATACCACTGGCCTGGCCGACTACACTCGCAAATTGGACTCTGTTGTGAACATACATAAAGAAGCTCTTAGTGTCATTGAAAATATATCCAAGTACCTTACTGTCATAGTAGATGATGATGGCGTCAATCTGAAGGTTGATCTCATCTCTTATCAGCTGTGCCATTTCCACTGCTAAGACTGCTGCATAGAGCTCTGAGAAGGTATAGTAGGTTCAGGGTGTGGGGTTAACTTTGCTTTTCCCATAATGAACCCTACTTGTGGACAACTATCCACATTGACTTCCCTTAGGTAAGCTGCAGCCGCAATAGACATGTTGGAGGCATCTGGTACCAATAAAGCCTTGAAACTAATCCCATAACCCTGAGTTTGTTCCACTAGCTTCATGGTACAGGCCCCAGGAGTAGAAAGAAATAACAACAGCTTGGTAATGACAGAACACTAAGGAAACTAAGCAATTGGTGGGTAAACAGAATGTCCTATTAGACTGTGAAggtgattgagtccaggtgtgtgtaatcagtaatcaggtgagTGTAAAGGTGAAAGTGCATGTGTGCTGTGGAGTGGAGTCCgaggtggccatgtttgtaggacaCTGTGTATGCCGGGAAATGGAGTCCAAGTTGCCATTTAACCTAACAGGGACAGAGAGCTTATTGTGTCAGAATAGGGATAGGGACTTCTGTGTACTCAGATATTGAGATATAGTGCTTGGGGATGGCGGGGGTGATAAAAGCACTCGTACAGGAGGCACCTGTAGGAGAGGAAAATGATCATATATGTACATCCTTTCTCCTGTACAGACTATCATGgggaactgagagagagagagaagagagagagcatgcccAAGTTACCTTAAcgaccttaaaacagaccactcgaaaattagaatgtaaatggcatcaaaccaaattggtagtatgtCAAACAGcctggaaggagagcctcctgaactacAGAAATTCTCTTAATGCTGCTagatcaatctctctctccacactaattgaagataacaaaaataatcatagAATCTTTTTTATTACTGTAGCAAAATTTACTAGGAATAAGACCGCAACAGAAAATTGTACATGATCATTATATAGTAGCAATGATTTCATGAATTCTTTCATtggcaaaattgaaaatattagacaaaaattCAGACtgttaatttaaaaccagacagttttataagtaaccctgtagataataatataacaatatcagaTCAGTGATTCGAATGGTTTACCCCCTTTCATGAGACCaaactaatttcattaatttcttcatcaaaatcatcaacttgtatattagatcccttacctacatgtttcttcaaactgAAGTAATCAAACcctttctaaaaataatcagttCTTCCCTTAGCCTTAGCTATCTAcctacactctaaaaaacacagggttaaaaacaacccaaattgggttatttttagcccgatggctgggtaaatatagcacagaacacattttgggctaaatTAACCCATCgagttgggttgttaattttatcccagcaaatgggttgtttttcagcCCAAAGgataattaattttttacaaaaacactggattaattttatttcataaataggttaatattttctgggttatttttaccctttgaaaatgtcaaatataccacattataaacaaaatacGTCAACATGGTATCTTtttatacactttatttatAGTCACATAATTGAtcataatggaggttaggacggatacaagtgcagataagagcttttattaaagagaggcaggcagacaaatccaaatcatgagacaaaaGCATGgtcagaaacaggcaatgggtcaggcgattggcaaacaggcacaaactaggcaaggcaaaagcacgtaatgagaaacaagaaacaagatcaaaggctatgaaacaaaacgaggaacagggtacaaacattttgtacggtgataacactcacgtaatacttcggcaagtgcaaagagacacgaggggtttaaatgacaaatgttaTCAAGGGTGAACACACAACTCCCTTCACATTCATGTATTCAGTCAGCATTAATGCTAAATAGTCATGAACGCTAACTTACCTTGGTCATTTGATTTCCTCACCTCAAAAACtgctacctccacctgaggcgaattcaaactgagttgatttgacccaaggagctgggctgatgcATCGGGGTGGGCGaagggtgcattgattcaactgtcagtgaaaatgacccaacCTAAACCCAgcagttgggttacacaaaactaccccaaaactacccaagactgagaaaataacccaattaaattaCCCAAAAGGCTCAAACCAGTGTCTgtgtagaaaaaataaccctacattttttagagtgtaaatcatttaaactagcagttatcaaacccctgattaaaaactTGACCTCGACCCCTGTCACTTGTCCAACTATAGGCCAATAtaaaatctcccctttatctcaaAGATCTTAGAAAGgattgtagcacagcagctatgcttgtacctacataggaacaacattcatgaaatggggtttagacctcatcatagcacaaagacagcgctggttaaagtctGATCAGAGTTGTGTCTCGATGCTTGTGCTGCTTGATGTTAGTGTAGCTTTTGATACCATTAATCTTACTATTCTCCTTGagagactagaaaatgttgttggcattaagggaattGCCACAACctggtcttatttgactgatcgttatcagttcgtagatgtaaatggtgtcTTCTCTATgtatactgaggtaaagtttggtgttttgCAAGGGTCTGATTTAGACCcacttctcttttctttatatatgctacctctgggtcaaattattcataaacatggtatTATCTTCCAACTGCGGTCAGGCCAGACTCCACTTTGAAAAGCACGGGCAATCTAGCCGCCATGTTACTTCACGGTTCACATATTACAGTAAGACCGTCTGAGAACTAATCTGAAAACAAGTCATCTTCTGGCAAACGCGATTTCACATTCATATATTCAGTCAGTCTATCTATCAAAAATTAtcttttaataaattattaaggGCTCTTATTTTGTAATTCCACATCAGACAGTCCTGAAATGGTGTAAGTGACACTGTGAGAAGGTGTACTATCATTCTGAGGTGAAATCGGTCTGTGGAATCATGCATGCATGAATAAGAAGCATGCAGAGAGAGGGTATGTGAAACAGTGGAGGTGAGTACACAGAGTGCGGTAGAGCATAAATTCTCCAATCACAAAGAACATTTAACATGGAAATAACACACTGaagaacaaaatattatacataaagTCCATAGCTGTAACTACAATTAATTTTAGTAACAAGCATAAAGTGCCGGTGTAGTAATGGATGTAAGAGCAACCTGAGAAAAACCATCATTAGAGTCATCGTTAGAGTATGTAGTTTTGCGCAAAACACATGCAGCAAACACATGAGGAAAAAGGAAGTGAGCATGCCATAGTTACATTTGGGATCATTTTAGTTTAAATGCGATATTATTAATTGCAAACATTGtaattgtgttttaaaatacaatccAACAATGAACACCATGATATACCAATTGAAAAGGTGCATCGAGCAGCCTCCGTGACAGGATATGAAACTACACAACCAACAATAACCGCTGTTTTAGCTGGGGGGAAATCTGGAGCTCAAAAGGCAGAAGGAATAACTGAACAACTGTGTAAAATGATTGCAAATGACATGTTCCTATCAGTAGGCAACATGGTTTTCGAGAGTTGATCAATTTCATTCAGCCGGACTACAATGTTCTGTCAAGAATGGATTCTGAAATAGATTAGCATATCGTCTAATGGGTATATTTAGCTTCTGAACATGTAATATACAAATAATTAAACGTTATCTATGTGAGGTATGTAAGTCTCAACTTTATGCTGAAATAATAACTAAATGGTGTAGGCCTTTAACACATTATGGACATTCATGAGTAAACGTAAGCTTTTTCATATTGTTCGAATTTTCCGTAATATGCACAATATCTTATGCACATTTGGGAAGaaaataatgcttttaataacaaaacaacCTATTTGCTCACATGGAGGCATGCAACGTGAataggctcacattcactctgtTGCCAGAGTGCGCATCTGAGACGGCGTTAGTGACACATTGTATATAATAATCATTATGTTTGATTAATAATAAGTCATTTTATCAAATGATCCTAATCACATCAATTCATTTTACATTCCAACTAGCCTATTACTTAgagtaaaaaaaagtcattttcattttggtgAGGAAGCTGGTGTTTCGAGTGGGATTTGCACACCCTGTCATGCCAATGATTAGATGCCACTGTACTAGACTCATCTTGCGGTATTAAGGTTAACAATTAATCGATTCATTGATCATTAATTTAAATGATGAGCGATCATGGGAATTTGTGTAAATTGACATCCCTAGCCTCCTACCACCTACCACCACAAAAATCCCAACTGCCATTATTACAGACATTATCACATGACTCAATGAAATTGCTGTGCATTTTATGTGCCTCATGCTATTGAAAATCCTCTGAATAGCAAACTGTATTCAGCAGTTATTACAAATTTATATGAAGCCACCATTTGGTTGTCCTCCAATAGAAGATGTGCAGTCCacaaaatcaaaaaacaaaacacctgcTCTAAAGTCACAGAAATACCAGTATGCTGTTGTTTTGCATGGAATGCTATTAGTGTCATTACAGAAACAAATCTCCATGTCACATTCATGAGAATTTAGTCCTCTGTAGTAGAGAGCACAATGTATTCAGTGATATAAGTGACATGGCAACTTCATTTCTTTTAACCCCAATGATAATAGTATATGTTGTCATctgaaacaataataaacatgacATATTTCCCAAGAATTTGATTCTCAGCACCTTTGTTAGTCCATTATTGGAAAAAGTCAGTGTTTTATCTGACATTATTTAAAGTGTGGGTATCTGGTAAAAACTTCCGGATTGCCATTCAGATTGTCTGTATTTAAAACTTTATGTTCAGTTTAAGATTCAATATGTACATCATTTTGTACATCAAAGGCAATCACTAAACCACATAAAGTCTcactgcttttctttttatttattatatcattCCACAGTCCAATCAATTTGACTAATTTCCCTATAAACtgcttttcttcattaaaataaatcaaatgtttacagTCTGTCTTACAGACAGAGTACATCCCACTGTGTAACAGTGGATCTAAGAGGCACtgctcaaaatatttattttcctgctctGATATTGTTTAgtttgatctgtttttgttgtgtttgtgtggtagTCTATATTCCAGGTATTCCAGCAATGTGTGTCTGAGAGGGAACAGCTGTAAGGTAATCATTCACCATTCACCTTCTTTTATCTCCTTCCATTCCTCCTGCCATAGTTTTCTCCACCACCTCCCAGTGATAAATGATCTCCAGATGACCACACAAAGACAATCAGGGAGAGGTTCATAGAGACGGGGTGGAAAGCataaaaaggaataaataaaaaaaacaagaagcagAGGGTGAAAGTCCGGAGTGTCACCATCTTTGGTCCTGGGCTACATCTGGAAGGTGGGTGGCCCTGAGGGGAAGCTGGGGGTCGGTCCACACTGATTGACCCCCCACTGAACTGCAAGGAAAGAGGATAAATAGAGAAAGAGGGgtagagggaggaaggaaaaggagagaaagaaaggcaaGGGAGGGAAGAATTTGAAAAAAGGGGCTAGAGAGCACATTTTCAGAAGAAAATGTTTCGTTATAACAACAAAAGTAGTGTAACAGATGGCACCCTGGAAACTACATGACAGCGGATTGGAGTGAGCCAGCATAGCTTGTCAGATAAACAGCCCAGATGGAATAAAGCTGTCACTACCTCACATTTCTAAgactttttcacacacacacacacacacacacaaacagagataCATGAGCACCCCATGAACGCCGCTGGAGAGCTATATAAGAACTCGTCAGGAGGGTCAAACACCCACTACTTTTCTCTGAAGGACTGTgttacactttctttttttcacctaCTTACAGTgaagaaaaagattttttacTTGAAGGATACATTAAAGTATATTTGCCAtaatcttttttgtttgttttgtatttagcacttttttctaattctttttttcattgaaaTTTAAAATAACTGACCTTTATTAAATGCTGGAATCTCCATGAAGCATGGCAACATCAGAGGCTTTACAAATGTTTTTGGGCAATGACTCAGCTGTGGATTTAAACAGCAAGACAATTCATAGTTTTGACGTTTCACAGAGCATTAATGGCTTTAGTGTGACCATGGCTATCCTCCATCTAGCCGTATGCATCACGGGACTGGGAGGAAACTCATTGGTCATCATTGCCATCCTCAAGCTGGATAAAATGGCATCTGCCACAACTGTGTACATCTTCAACCTTGCTTTGGCAGATGGACTGTTTATGGTGGGGCTCCCATTTGTGGCTTTCCAGAACTTCCAGAACCAATGGATCTTTGGTGATTTGGCCTGCAAGCTGGTCATGGTGCTGGATGGAATCAACCAGTTTACCAGCGTGTTCTGCCTTACAGTGATGAGCGTGGACCGCTACATGGCACTAGTGGACCCCCTTCGCTTTGCACGCTGGAGAACTCCAAAGCGGGCCAAAATAATCTCTGCCTTTCTGTGGCTCCTCTCCTTGATTCCTGTCTTGCCCATGGCTCTCCACTTCACTGTGCAGTATGGCCTTTGTATGGCTGATATGTTTGTGGGCAAATGGTGGATGACATTCCTCACATACACGTTTGTGCTGGGTTTTGTCCTCCCCTTCCTGGTGATGATCATCTTCTACACAACTCTGGTGATGACTCTGAAGAGCTCCAGGCAATATGACAGAAGTTTTTCCTCCTCAGAGGAGAGCCAGAGATTGGAGAAGCAGGTTACCAAGATGGTGGTAGCTGTGGTTGTGGTCTTCGGGATATGCTGGCTGCCTTTCTACATCTTCAACTTCTGTTCACTGTCTGGTACAAATGTAACACTCACCTTTGCACGAGGCTTTGAGATTGCAGTGCTCTTGTCCTATTCATGGAGCTGCGCTAATCCGATCCTGTATGCTTGCCTATCAGAGACCTTCAGCAGGTACTTCCGCACTTTACTCTGCCCCTGCATAAACCCTGCCAGGATACACTGCaacagagacacagaggcctATGACCTGCATCACACAAATGGGCAGGATGTAAGTGTGCTAACctaatttcaaaatatttatttcagcgGGTTTGAAGaaactgtatatttttcttCAATAACAATTAACTTCAATAACTTTCAAATGTTCCTTGCTTGATTTTGATACTAGATAATCTTTATCTATTATGCCAATTTCCTACTATCCAGttgtatttgcatttaaatCACTTCAAAATACAATATTGTAACAGACTGAAAGTTCTGACATGTGGGGAACAAAGAAAACTAGCTAGCTTCTTGGAGAGCACAATAACTTCCAGCTGGGACACAAATGACAGAGTTGACAGGATGTTTGCTTTGTGCTTCTCTCCTGGGGTGGAATGTGATGTTGAGGATTATGTAATTCATTTGCCCTTTTAATGTGCCCTGACCCCATATATGAGTGCTTCCCATCCAACTGTGAAAATTAGGATGATGTCACTGTTGCCATGGCACTCAAAAGGGAATGGACACTACAAGAATGTTTATTACTACATTTgacatgaatgaataatgtgAAACATAAGGAATTCATTTAGAGGCTGTTAATGGATTAGACGTCCTGAGGAACACTGACATGGTTCATTTTGTTATGCTATGGTAGATTACTTCAAATTTTCTACACAGGGTATGACTTCATATTAGGGACTCTACtttaatttttcattgtttGGAGAGGAAACATGATTTACATTattcttttctctgtttttgtaGTACATGTTCTGCTTTTCAGTGTATTTGtcttttgtgtgttattttaaagcaaaatgtatttatacctTGGAAACAACTTGTGTGTTATAGCTTTCATTACTAATGTAAACAATGTCTGTGTACTATTTACATCATTTAGCCAGTAACAAAATGTTGTTCAATTGCATCAGAGTAACCACATATCGCAATGTTGTATAGTAAACTTTATAAATGGCAATGGAACtgcaaatatgtgtgtgtgtgtgtgtggtggagggGGTGGGGTTGTCAATTGTGGAGGCCATTCATAGTCCTAATCACATTTAATcgaataataatcatcatcatcatcatcatcatcagattttaCACATATTGACAATTTATTTGTTACAGATTTAGGAAGTCAAATGTGGTTTGGAATGCAGCCCTGAATTCTTATCGAATACATATTACTTGTCTCTCACAGTCTTTACAGATTACAAATTAATCTCTGCTATAGAGCATGAAACAGCACAACTTcaaaattcattaattcattcatcttcattaaccaCTATATTCTTCTCAGTGTGATGGTTGAACCAGACcatatcccaggaacactggccACAAttcaccctgaatgggatgtcaatccatcacaggacaccatgcacacacactgattcaTGTTCTTCCCCAAATAGCTCACAAATGCATTTTTCTGCCAGAAAGTGTGATATCAAAATCTTATCTCCATCAGCTGTAAAGCTTCATAAAATTTTAAGCTCAGTATGCTGCTGAGTTCAGCAGCAATACATCGTCAATATAGCACAGTTACCATGtataaaatattcaatataCATGCATTTTTACAAATGCATAGTTTATGCAATGTCTATTTGTGCTTGTCCCACCAAGACACGAAAAATATCAATAAGAGTATTTGCAACACTGTGTAATGAAGGTACAGGAAGTGAATGCAGGACGTTATGTGCAGGACATTATAGGACAGTAGATATTTCTTGAACATTTATAGACTGTCTATTGAAAAAAGGGGTTCACTGTAAGCGCTTTTAATTTCAGTAAAGTTCAGCCCCCCTTATATGGAACTCCTGGCCAGTTAATGCAggagtcacttcctgttttataGAGTGATTTTTCCAAACTGCCTTGAGGTGCTGTTATGGCCATCAAAAGTCTTCAAAAGCCAGTTGGTCAAGGAGCATGATGATATAGAATTATACACAGTTGAAGACAAACTTCTTTAAATATAAAGTAGTGGTGTTTTCTATTTAAACACCTACAGACCCCAGctaaaaagtttatataatgcatataaagaaacaaagctttttaaaatctgCTTCTTCAGAATTAGTGTTGTAGTCACTCCATTTGCTCATACTAATAGAAAAGCACTGCAATGAACTGCAGTGATTTTGAATCTGAAGATCCTGAATTACTCTCAGTGGCTGCTTCTTATTTTCTAAACCTCACTAATGAGCCTGCCACAG is a window encoding:
- the LOC128616695 gene encoding somatostatin receptor type 5 isoform X2 — protein: MATSEALQMFLGNDSAVDLNSKTIHSFDVSQSINGFSVTMAILHLAVCITGLGGNSLVIIAILKLDKMASATTVYIFNLALADGLFMVGLPFVAFQNFQNQWIFGDLACKLVMVLDGINQFTSVFCLTVMSVDRYMALVDPLRFARWRTPKRAKIISAFLWLLSLIPVLPMALHFTVQYGLCMADMFVGKWWMTFLTYTFVLGFVLPFLVMIIFYTTLVMTLKSSRQYDRSFSSSEESQRLEKQVTKMVVAVVVVFGICWLPFYIFNFCSLSETFSRYFRTLLCPCINPARIHCNRDTEAYDLHHTNGQDEGTPQQSHITAHQ
- the LOC128616695 gene encoding somatostatin receptor type 5 isoform X1 — encoded protein: MATSEALQMFLGNDSAVDLNSKTIHSFDVSQSINGFSVTMAILHLAVCITGLGGNSLVIIAILKLDKMASATTVYIFNLALADGLFMVGLPFVAFQNFQNQWIFGDLACKLVMVLDGINQFTSVFCLTVMSVDRYMALVDPLRFARWRTPKRAKIISAFLWLLSLIPVLPMALHFTVQYGLCMADMFVGKWWMTFLTYTFVLGFVLPFLVMIIFYTTLVMTLKSSRQYDRSFSSSEESQRLEKQVTKMVVAVVVVFGICWLPFYIFNFCSLSGTNVTLTFARGFEIAVLLSYSWSCANPILYACLSETFSRYFRTLLCPCINPARIHCNRDTEAYDLHHTNGQDEGTPQQSHITAHQ